The Coleofasciculaceae cyanobacterium genome contains the following window.
AAAGGTTGTGTCGCAAAAAGTGATAGTTTAGGAATTTCTTGACTCTTACTTACTCCTGATTTATGGTTCGATCTCAACCCTTCAAATGGCGACATTTTCAAGCAGAAATTATCTTACTTAACGTGCGTTGGTATTGCCGTTATCCCCTCAGCTACAGGAATTTGGAGGAAATGATGCTAGAGAGAGGACTTGAAGTTGACCATAGCACCATTAATCGTTGGGTACTTGATTATGCCCCAGAATTAGAGCGGCGTTGTCGCCCTCATCTCAAGTCTACTAATGATTCTTGGCGTGTGGACGAGACTTATGTGAAGGTCAAGA
Protein-coding sequences here:
- a CDS encoding IS6 family transposase, translating into MVRSQPFKWRHFQAEIILLNVRWYCRYPLSYRNLEEMMLERGLEVDHSTINRWVLDYAPELERRCRPHLKSTNDSWRVDETYVKVK